A single region of the Triticum dicoccoides isolate Atlit2015 ecotype Zavitan chromosome 2B, WEW_v2.0, whole genome shotgun sequence genome encodes:
- the LOC119367915 gene encoding uncharacterized protein LOC119367915, translating to MGRRSSFFCAIFSFSRRSRRYAYVDDEDSDWEQPPAPGLRKVRSSDEDSGWWVGESDVDQKAADFIASFRQRSLVA from the coding sequence ATGGGAAGGAGGTCGTCCTTCTTCTGCGCCATATTCAGCTTCTCGCGGAGGTCGAGGCGGTACGCCTACGTCGACGACGAGGATAGCGACTGGGAGCAGCCGCCGGCGCCGGGGCTGCGCAAGGTCAGGTCCAGCGACGAGGACTCCGGGTGGTGGGTCGGCGAGAGCGACGTCGACCAGAAGGCCGCCGACTTCATCGCCAGCTTCCGCCAGAGGAGCCTCGTCGCCTGA